The following proteins are co-located in the Leptospira hartskeerlii genome:
- a CDS encoding UDP-2,3-diacylglucosamine diphosphatase — protein MKFRRGRLYDAFFISDIHYLLNKKIKSHKHKELFQLLDHLNKKEVRFDNLYLIGDIIENWFFSADRRLQRVKGKKRFNKLFERLDRLSSGNGKKYYVVGNHDTTSYLMRLTPKVEHYLIERGWIICEKAENETLIAIHGHQGQYNKFTWMGSILVLRILHVFASAFPAMFKFSENFYHKHLNRQDPSTVEETLHYYQKLSKLTHQDKKVLISGHTHDFLCIPKMNIINTGDWVKSNSFVIQDGKKFSGIRMIARKEFKKEFVLNV, from the coding sequence ATGAAATTTCGAAGAGGAAGACTTTACGATGCGTTTTTCATTTCGGACATCCATTATCTTCTGAATAAGAAGATCAAATCTCATAAGCACAAAGAGTTATTCCAACTTCTAGATCATTTGAATAAAAAAGAAGTCCGGTTTGATAATCTGTACCTTATCGGGGATATTATCGAAAACTGGTTTTTTAGCGCGGATAGAAGGTTACAAAGAGTTAAAGGCAAAAAAAGATTTAATAAACTTTTTGAACGCCTCGACAGGCTATCCTCCGGGAACGGCAAAAAATATTATGTAGTGGGAAACCACGACACTACTTCCTATTTGATGAGGTTGACTCCGAAGGTAGAACATTATCTAATCGAACGAGGTTGGATTATCTGTGAGAAGGCGGAGAATGAAACTCTGATCGCCATCCATGGTCACCAAGGCCAATATAATAAATTTACTTGGATGGGTTCCATTCTGGTCTTGAGGATACTTCATGTATTCGCATCCGCATTTCCCGCGATGTTCAAATTTTCCGAAAACTTCTACCATAAACATCTAAATAGACAAGATCCAAGCACTGTAGAAGAGACATTACACTATTACCAAAAACTTTCCAAGCTAACCCACCAAGATAAGAAGGTCTTGATCTCCGGGCATACCCATGACTTTTTATGTATCCCTAAAATGAATATTATCAATACCGGAGACTGGGTGAAGAGTAATAGTTTCGTAATCCAGGATGGTAAAAAATTTTCCGGAATTCGAATGATCGCAAGGAAAGAATTTAAAAAAGAATTCGTCTTAAATGTTTGA
- a CDS encoding LB099 family protein has protein sequence MDYEKEKKKLLSAKTPEQYIEFSIKSKLEGPKKSSITTEWLNKSGYTIDDIKYARNRHPFWREKRNKGSYERNSRRLEYHNYYKTDEKIIWDDAKLSKFYDLNQEGNADHELARLFKTSIPAVNHIRRKFRFSTILLELEKKKPNKAAVIKLSGHSESVLKRLIKEKGKK, from the coding sequence ATGGATTACGAAAAGGAAAAAAAGAAACTCCTCTCTGCGAAAACGCCAGAGCAGTACATTGAATTTTCCATCAAATCAAAACTAGAAGGGCCAAAGAAGTCCAGTATTACCACAGAATGGTTAAATAAATCCGGTTATACAATAGATGACATAAAATATGCAAGGAATAGGCATCCTTTCTGGAGAGAGAAAAGAAACAAAGGCTCTTATGAAAGAAACAGCCGTCGTCTAGAATACCATAACTACTATAAGACGGATGAGAAGATCATTTGGGACGATGCTAAACTTTCCAAGTTTTACGACCTCAATCAGGAAGGAAATGCGGATCATGAGTTGGCTAGACTTTTCAAAACTTCCATTCCAGCTGTGAACCATATTCGTAGAAAGTTCCGTTTTTCTACCATTCTGTTAGAACTGGAAAAAAAGAAACCGAACAAAGCTGCTGTTATCAAACTCAGCGGTCATTCTGAGTCTGTTCTGAAACGTTTGATTAAAGAAAAAGGAAAAAAATAA
- a CDS encoding DoxX family protein — protein MPVLTQTLKNRLSTILSVFSALVFLQTLFFKFTGQDESVHIFSTLGIEPWGRIGTGSVEFIVAALLIFPPSRFVGALVGFGLMIGAVLSHILFLGIVVDDDGGLLFAMAVSVLISCIIILNLEWDHRPPT, from the coding sequence ATGCCGGTTTTGACCCAAACATTAAAGAATCGATTGTCCACGATACTTTCCGTTTTTTCGGCTCTTGTATTTTTGCAGACCTTATTTTTTAAATTCACAGGACAAGATGAGTCGGTTCACATCTTTTCCACTTTAGGAATAGAACCCTGGGGAAGGATCGGCACAGGCTCGGTCGAGTTTATCGTTGCGGCACTTCTAATTTTTCCACCGTCTAGATTTGTGGGAGCCTTAGTCGGTTTTGGACTGATGATAGGAGCGGTATTATCTCATATTTTATTTTTAGGGATAGTGGTGGATGATGACGGAGGTCTATTATTCGCAATGGCAGTGAGCGTACTTATCTCCTGCATTATTATTCTAAATCTAGAGTGGGACCACAGGCCTCCGACCTGA
- a CDS encoding sensor domain-containing diguanylate cyclase has product MPKDSETFERIKTSRTRNRLPLVLWAVLISLALPYSLFADPLPEQGPVLRLDSHSAGKIPLREEISYYKDTEGTLTWEDISAADSEVEFKKNTDRMPNFGYDSSPYWLKFSVEAEESLSEERFLTLEYPHIDYVDVYWKDSKGREGEFHTGDMLPFKERPIAERYFVFPLTLEDKGSIEVFIRIKSEGSLTLPLHLVTKSNLERSSRISLLVDGIYFGALGVMVFYNFFLFLGIREKTYIYYVILIFAVTYFLVMSSGYGFWFLAPNSPKFVNSSFIMATCIAMIFLGLFAEEYLQTRDTYPILHVFIRGLTIVWSILTILPVFVALRYLMPFTAILPILEILVLMIISLIQSVRKDRKARIFLSAWIFSLLGVFIFSLNRLGFFDSEEIASGMLKIGVLSNVILLSLGLVDRINTFQKEKEEYKERADKLFELSLMDPLTGVANRRFFDQELEREWNRSVRTERPLSLLMIDVDFFKAYNDTYGHLKGDQVLCQVAQALKECLNRSSDMIARYGGEEFSVILPDTPVEGAIVVALNMLQTVEDMGIPHSESTFTRVTVSIGVSSNTDREIHSYQELLGLADKNLYDSKAFGRNHIRH; this is encoded by the coding sequence ATGCCAAAAGATTCCGAGACATTCGAAAGAATTAAAACATCCAGAACTCGGAATCGCCTTCCTCTTGTTTTATGGGCGGTATTGATTTCTCTCGCCCTCCCCTATTCTTTATTTGCAGATCCTCTTCCGGAACAGGGTCCTGTGCTTCGTTTAGATTCTCATTCTGCAGGGAAAATCCCTCTTAGGGAAGAGATTTCCTATTATAAAGATACGGAAGGAACCCTTACCTGGGAGGATATCTCCGCTGCCGATTCTGAAGTTGAATTCAAGAAGAATACGGACAGAATGCCAAACTTCGGTTATGATTCTTCTCCTTATTGGCTTAAATTCTCCGTTGAGGCTGAAGAATCTCTTTCAGAAGAACGTTTTCTTACCTTAGAATATCCTCATATAGATTATGTGGATGTATATTGGAAAGATTCTAAAGGGAGAGAAGGTGAATTCCACACCGGGGACATGCTTCCCTTTAAGGAAAGACCGATCGCAGAGAGATATTTCGTATTTCCTTTAACGTTAGAAGATAAGGGAAGTATCGAAGTTTTCATCCGAATAAAGTCGGAAGGTTCCCTCACCCTCCCTCTTCACCTAGTTACCAAGTCTAATCTGGAACGGTCTTCTAGGATCTCGTTACTCGTAGACGGGATCTATTTTGGCGCCCTCGGAGTGATGGTATTTTATAACTTCTTCCTCTTTTTAGGGATCCGAGAAAAAACGTATATATATTATGTAATTTTAATATTTGCGGTAACCTACTTCTTGGTCATGAGTTCCGGATATGGTTTCTGGTTCTTAGCTCCAAATTCTCCTAAATTTGTGAATTCTTCTTTTATCATGGCGACCTGTATCGCAATGATATTTTTGGGCTTATTCGCAGAAGAATATCTACAAACCAGGGACACTTATCCGATCCTACATGTATTCATCCGAGGACTCACGATTGTTTGGTCTATTCTTACCATTCTACCCGTATTTGTAGCTTTAAGATATCTAATGCCATTTACCGCGATCCTTCCTATTTTAGAGATCCTGGTATTGATGATCATATCTCTAATCCAGAGTGTCCGAAAGGATCGAAAGGCTAGGATCTTCTTAAGCGCATGGATTTTCAGTTTGTTAGGAGTATTCATTTTCTCTCTGAATAGACTCGGTTTTTTTGATTCTGAAGAGATCGCTTCCGGAATGTTGAAGATCGGTGTTTTAAGTAACGTTATTCTTCTTTCTTTGGGATTAGTAGATCGGATCAACACTTTCCAGAAAGAAAAAGAAGAATATAAGGAAAGAGCAGATAAACTATTTGAGCTTTCTTTAATGGACCCTCTGACCGGAGTGGCAAACAGAAGATTTTTCGATCAAGAATTGGAGAGAGAATGGAACCGATCCGTAAGGACGGAAAGACCACTTTCTCTTTTAATGATAGATGTGGACTTCTTCAAGGCGTATAACGATACCTATGGTCATTTAAAAGGGGACCAAGTGCTCTGCCAAGTAGCCCAAGCATTAAAAGAATGTTTAAATCGTTCTTCCGATATGATCGCAAGATACGGAGGAGAAGAATTCTCCGTCATTCTTCCGGACACTCCTGTTGAAGGCGCCATAGTAGTTGCTTTGAACATGTTACAGACGGTCGAAGATATGGGGATACCTCATTCAGAGAGTACCTTCACAAGAGTTACCGTTTCTATAGGTGTTTCCAGTAATACGGATCGTGAAATCCATTCTTACCAAGAATTATTGGGATTAGCTGATAAAAATCTATACGATTCTAAGGCATTCGGTAGAAACCATATACGTCATTGA
- a CDS encoding AMP-dependent synthetase/ligase has protein sequence MEPLKLPFLNSQTLYWTLKSSMDTFKEHPAQFFKPDGKTYKSVNFKELGDIVTRIGLGLISIGVKKGENVGLIADSGHRWIWASMGITNIGSVDVPRGTDSTLEDLIYILNHSKAEVCFAGNSEVVRKISSSFASFPHLKTVILFESSHHSEQRHPFKLLHLDDLISLGDRWIQEKGELEFHSRGESIQESDLATIVYTSGTTGRPKGVMLSHRNIVFNVNMSLALDDVRITPEDRTMAYLPPWHIAERLIETGCIRAGASEAFTSISSLGQDLQDIKPTFLLSVPRVWESFYNKVQDKLKDASPVAKFIFKSFQSVANSYYKYKSRLLGLELSLKPRSFFGEFFHRMSGLFGTFFWFVPNILAQLLFSKIRKSLGGKLKFAISGAGALPEYIDRFFNSIGIPILEGYGMTETSGASTRRRLDRITVGTLGKCIPGVEIKILDEKGEEIHEPGVKGIAWHKGGHIMQGYYLDPEKTAETMKDGWLNSGDLLLWTSQGELKYAGRAKDTIVLLGGENLEPEPIEFALTQSELILQAMIVGHDQKTLSALLVPDWEALDKQLRDWKSRLLQEIADPNSDPDVRELFKKEIKERVSAKNGFKNFEKVSNFYLLPKKFEPGDELTMTMKVKRNVVSDKYKTQIDELFR, from the coding sequence ATGGAACCTCTCAAACTCCCCTTTCTAAATTCTCAGACATTGTATTGGACCTTGAAGTCTTCTATGGATACTTTCAAGGAACATCCTGCTCAATTCTTTAAACCGGATGGTAAAACTTATAAATCCGTAAATTTTAAAGAGCTAGGAGATATAGTGACTAGGATCGGTCTGGGTCTTATTTCTATAGGAGTTAAAAAAGGAGAGAATGTTGGATTGATCGCCGATTCCGGGCACCGTTGGATTTGGGCGAGTATGGGGATTACGAATATCGGAAGCGTGGATGTGCCTAGAGGGACCGACTCCACACTCGAAGACCTGATCTATATTTTAAACCACTCAAAGGCAGAAGTTTGTTTTGCAGGAAATTCTGAAGTGGTCCGTAAGATCAGTTCTTCATTTGCTTCGTTTCCTCATTTAAAAACAGTTATTCTATTCGAATCTTCTCATCATTCAGAGCAGAGACATCCATTCAAACTTTTGCATCTAGACGATCTGATCTCTTTAGGAGACAGATGGATCCAAGAAAAAGGAGAACTAGAATTTCATTCAAGAGGAGAATCCATCCAAGAGTCCGATCTTGCCACAATCGTTTATACTTCAGGGACGACAGGTCGTCCTAAGGGAGTCATGCTTTCTCATAGGAACATAGTGTTTAACGTGAATATGTCTTTGGCTTTAGATGATGTGAGGATCACTCCGGAAGATAGGACCATGGCTTATCTTCCCCCTTGGCATATTGCAGAAAGATTAATTGAGACCGGATGTATTCGAGCGGGGGCCTCTGAGGCATTTACTTCCATTTCCAGTTTGGGACAAGATTTGCAGGACATTAAACCGACTTTCCTTCTTTCCGTTCCTAGAGTTTGGGAAAGTTTTTATAATAAAGTCCAAGACAAATTGAAAGACGCTTCTCCTGTAGCTAAATTTATTTTCAAAAGTTTCCAATCAGTCGCAAATTCTTACTATAAATATAAGAGCAGACTTTTGGGCCTGGAGCTCTCATTAAAACCTAGGTCTTTCTTTGGAGAGTTTTTTCATAGAATGAGCGGACTATTCGGTACATTCTTCTGGTTTGTTCCGAATATATTAGCTCAATTACTTTTTTCTAAAATACGAAAAAGTCTGGGTGGAAAATTGAAATTTGCGATCTCCGGAGCAGGAGCTCTTCCGGAATACATAGACAGATTTTTCAACTCTATCGGTATTCCGATCTTAGAAGGATACGGAATGACTGAAACGAGCGGAGCTTCCACGAGAAGAAGGCTAGATAGGATCACTGTCGGCACTTTGGGAAAATGTATCCCAGGCGTAGAGATCAAGATCTTAGATGAGAAAGGAGAAGAAATCCACGAACCTGGAGTGAAAGGGATTGCTTGGCATAAGGGTGGTCATATCATGCAGGGGTACTATTTAGATCCTGAAAAAACTGCTGAGACCATGAAAGACGGATGGTTAAATTCAGGGGACCTTCTTCTTTGGACCTCTCAAGGAGAATTAAAATACGCCGGAAGAGCCAAGGACACAATCGTACTTTTAGGTGGAGAAAATTTAGAACCGGAGCCGATCGAATTCGCTCTCACTCAAAGCGAATTGATCCTACAGGCAATGATAGTGGGTCACGACCAAAAAACGTTAAGTGCACTTTTAGTCCCGGATTGGGAAGCGTTAGACAAACAGTTGCGCGATTGGAAATCCAGATTATTACAAGAAATCGCAGACCCGAATTCCGATCCGGACGTCAGAGAATTGTTCAAAAAAGAAATTAAAGAGAGAGTATCCGCTAAAAATGGATTTAAAAATTTCGAAAAAGTATCCAATTTCTACCTCCTTCCGAAAAAATTCGAACCTGGAGACGAATTGACCATGACTATGAAGGTGAAGAGGAACGTTGTCTCGGATAAATATAAAACCCAAATAGATGAATTATTCAGATAA
- a CDS encoding exodeoxyribonuclease V subunit gamma, giving the protein MSIRVHSSYDLSDLSEALSTSLRKEISRQDGLYSPTVIIPNKSMETWLNLDLVQRFGVVFNIRFLFLEKYLEELLLEKFSPEIDPKSRPFLQGESRKFQIYEALLRDQEFLQKYPILKNYLLPSGRKTPDPVRLLDLSGRLAKYFKDYELHRQDWIRNWLGEKYSLLRLPGEDIWEEVATQSEIFFFQKELYSYLTNSDPSKETLIQYSMRNLGSEHKAKKHSPKNMYLFALSQLSSTYISIFQNLLPEIHLEVFQFGVPDGEQVAGTERNQICRNWANSFRSLKKSWEISGAEFLYSTKKEKHTKTVLSEFKEYLGRSDYKAASRLLPDESLQILEAPGKVREVEALFHHILSILSESKETKLTDFGIFCSDLSEYRPALEFVFEGGIQAKLSEKSGSSIKTLPYSIRDVIASETSAYISGILSLFALLSKERSRADIFKLLKNPCFQSKWEVEPSWVEEWAKFSEDLELYQDDSLIDDQPLAFSFRKGFLRLAAGNILSAEEEEDLPISPFDSGSGSLVSTWIGIWKRVSFLLEEFSSLVSDPKVSGEKILDSLSDLLRELFSSPSSNPIEVELEKNIIDSLYELRAVDWDPKGFGDRLKFLESFFKQTGGEIQVRKGQYLTGGITVSSLQPMRPIPFRHVYILGLGEGLFPGTDDTSAFNLRHLAPREGDINVRGLNQSLLYETILSAKQSLVISFVAEDITKDESIAPSSSLLLLEQALKENILAPETSVRIKIPLNKHSKEYFIQKETSTSKFAEKFRKNFDLSSSLLYGKEEDKEYYRKVVLGNFQPNPSIKKETTNPETLDWNDLVRFAKSPLSYHLQRRFGLYSEEISESDNATEEPFRISDNFKFMKELWSYSMKKTEKELQNSLSGLFSIWEKRGNIPRGIYGDAEFLTKSERVGKISEIVSEILSNAEILSGITFGESPKKGNMLSLPIIPLEIPNEHKISITGLKEDVFLKKEADGSFTLVLVYPNSKKKFKNLIEPFLIQSLLDLIPSINTPRSVTAIFGYGDKPTILNMNREGGEVYRKKFLSDLVREFLDQSISLVSPGIWEDFPDRTEVDLNDSKSLTLLSQEYRTWAQESVQYDPEIYLDEVIRLLPYPQNYISEKDFYLCLKLYHSLEKVFYAEK; this is encoded by the coding sequence ATGAGTATAAGAGTCCATAGTTCCTACGATCTTTCGGATTTATCCGAAGCATTATCAACATCCTTGAGAAAAGAGATCTCGAGGCAGGATGGACTATATTCTCCCACGGTAATCATCCCAAATAAGAGTATGGAAACCTGGTTGAACTTGGATCTGGTCCAAAGATTCGGCGTGGTATTCAATATCAGATTTTTGTTCTTGGAAAAGTATTTAGAAGAATTGCTTCTCGAAAAATTTTCTCCAGAAATCGATCCGAAATCTAGGCCGTTCCTCCAAGGAGAATCCAGAAAATTTCAGATCTACGAAGCTTTGCTCCGAGACCAGGAATTTCTTCAAAAGTATCCCATCCTCAAAAATTATCTTTTGCCTTCCGGAAGAAAAACTCCCGACCCAGTGAGACTCTTGGATCTATCAGGACGTTTGGCAAAATATTTTAAGGACTATGAACTTCACAGACAAGACTGGATCCGAAATTGGTTGGGAGAGAAATATTCACTTCTGCGACTGCCGGGAGAAGATATCTGGGAAGAAGTCGCCACCCAGTCTGAAATTTTTTTCTTTCAGAAAGAATTATATTCTTATCTTACAAATTCAGATCCATCCAAAGAAACTTTGATCCAATATTCCATGCGAAATCTTGGCTCCGAGCATAAGGCCAAAAAACATTCTCCAAAGAATATGTATCTATTCGCATTGTCCCAACTTTCGAGTACGTATATTTCTATTTTTCAAAACCTTCTTCCTGAAATCCATTTAGAGGTTTTTCAATTCGGAGTTCCCGATGGAGAACAGGTCGCTGGAACGGAAAGAAATCAGATCTGTAGAAACTGGGCGAACTCATTTCGCTCCTTAAAAAAATCCTGGGAGATCTCAGGAGCAGAATTCCTATATTCCACTAAAAAAGAAAAACATACAAAGACAGTTCTGTCAGAATTCAAAGAATATCTTGGACGATCAGACTATAAAGCAGCATCTCGACTTCTTCCGGATGAGAGCTTACAAATTTTAGAAGCGCCCGGAAAGGTTCGAGAAGTAGAAGCGTTATTCCATCATATTCTTTCCATCTTATCCGAATCTAAAGAAACCAAATTAACCGATTTTGGGATATTCTGTTCCGACCTTTCGGAGTATAGACCGGCATTAGAGTTCGTATTCGAAGGCGGGATCCAGGCAAAACTTTCGGAGAAGTCAGGTAGTTCTATAAAGACATTACCTTATAGCATAAGAGATGTTATCGCTTCGGAAACAAGTGCTTATATCAGCGGAATACTTTCTTTGTTCGCCCTACTCTCTAAAGAAAGATCAAGAGCGGATATTTTTAAACTACTTAAGAACCCATGCTTCCAATCTAAATGGGAAGTAGAACCATCATGGGTAGAAGAATGGGCAAAGTTCTCCGAAGATTTGGAATTATACCAAGACGATTCTTTGATAGACGACCAACCTCTTGCTTTTTCTTTCCGAAAAGGATTTTTAAGGTTAGCCGCCGGAAATATATTATCTGCAGAAGAAGAGGAAGATCTTCCCATCTCCCCTTTCGATTCCGGATCTGGCTCCTTAGTGTCTACATGGATAGGGATTTGGAAACGTGTATCTTTCTTGTTGGAAGAATTTTCCTCTTTGGTTTCGGACCCAAAAGTTTCTGGCGAAAAAATTTTGGATTCACTATCGGATCTGCTAAGAGAATTATTTTCCTCTCCTTCTTCTAATCCGATAGAAGTGGAATTGGAAAAAAATATTATAGATTCATTATATGAATTGAGAGCCGTGGATTGGGACCCTAAAGGTTTCGGAGATAGGCTTAAATTTTTAGAGTCATTTTTCAAACAAACAGGCGGAGAGATCCAAGTCAGAAAAGGCCAATATCTAACCGGAGGAATTACCGTATCTTCTTTGCAACCAATGCGCCCGATCCCATTCCGACACGTATATATTTTAGGATTGGGAGAAGGTTTATTCCCCGGAACAGACGATACCTCTGCATTTAATCTAAGGCATTTGGCTCCCAGAGAAGGAGATATAAATGTAAGAGGATTAAATCAGTCTTTATTATACGAAACGATCTTATCCGCAAAACAAAGTCTGGTAATATCTTTCGTAGCGGAAGATATTACAAAAGATGAAAGTATTGCCCCTTCTTCTTCCTTACTTTTGCTCGAACAAGCTTTAAAGGAGAATATACTGGCTCCTGAAACTTCCGTTCGGATCAAGATCCCTCTAAACAAACATAGCAAAGAATATTTTATACAAAAAGAAACTTCTACTTCAAAGTTTGCGGAGAAGTTCCGTAAAAATTTCGATCTATCTTCTTCTCTACTCTACGGAAAAGAAGAAGATAAAGAATATTATCGCAAAGTGGTGCTTGGGAACTTTCAACCTAACCCTTCTATTAAAAAAGAAACTACAAATCCGGAAACTTTAGATTGGAATGATCTGGTCCGATTTGCAAAATCCCCTCTTTCCTATCATTTGCAGAGAAGGTTCGGGTTGTACTCGGAAGAGATCTCAGAATCAGATAATGCAACGGAGGAGCCATTTCGGATTTCGGATAATTTTAAATTTATGAAAGAGTTATGGTCTTATTCTATGAAAAAGACCGAAAAGGAACTCCAAAATTCTTTGAGCGGATTATTCTCAATTTGGGAAAAAAGGGGAAATATCCCCAGAGGAATTTACGGAGATGCCGAGTTTTTAACTAAGTCAGAAAGAGTGGGAAAAATTTCAGAGATAGTTTCCGAAATACTATCAAACGCGGAAATTTTGTCCGGAATTACTTTCGGAGAATCTCCTAAGAAAGGGAATATGCTTTCCTTGCCCATTATTCCATTAGAAATTCCGAATGAACATAAGATTAGTATAACCGGTTTAAAGGAAGATGTTTTTCTGAAAAAGGAAGCCGATGGTAGCTTCACTCTTGTTCTTGTATATCCGAACTCAAAGAAAAAATTCAAAAATTTAATTGAGCCTTTTTTGATCCAATCTTTGTTAGATCTTATTCCTTCTATAAATACTCCAAGGTCAGTTACTGCAATTTTCGGCTACGGAGACAAACCGACTATCTTAAATATGAATCGAGAAGGAGGAGAAGTATATCGTAAAAAATTCCTCTCCGATTTGGTGCGGGAATTTTTGGATCAATCTATCTCTTTAGTTTCTCCTGGTATCTGGGAAGACTTTCCGGATAGAACTGAAGTTGATCTAAATGATTCAAAAAGTTTAACTCTGCTTTCTCAAGAATATAGGACTTGGGCACAAGAATCAGTTCAATACGATCCTGAAATTTATTTGGATGAGGTCATTCGACTTCTACCCTATCCTCAAAATTATATAAGCGAAAAGGATTTTTACCTCTGCTTGAAACTGTATCATTCATTGGAGAAAGTTTTTTATGCAGAAAAATAA
- a CDS encoding polysaccharide deacetylase family protein, producing MYKQISRFSILLSLSIFTSSVLSAGPVSEFLSSDGKSKTNQQEEEETPKPSAPKREIPRSETSPKIEAKVKKEKEESVASAEASSPKSKRVQRRKKGKTKVSKKEKQEIKEKEKETASKKYENSLPGVSDLPPKTEYDSKNQSSNAELGHGKGIPVLCYHHLVGNQDPMGGYNLDPSLLEEQFKYLKSIGYQTISLDQFYQYQQGKAGSDFPARPILLTFDDGSLTHKDVLVPLLKKYGMRASVFIYPTVISNPRYKFYLSWAGLKEALDSGVLDIGSHTVYHPKLPAMSRAEIRSQLKDSKATLEAKTGRKIQDLAYPFGLFDVRVIEEAKAAGYRMAFTVNPGKNVPGTYAYTIHRSLVTWGMSQSRFNSILSASPPIKIQLGVPDGSWVKPGDSFPVIVEGLDPKSVVIKISGKEGIIQRKSNTEYIIRIPEFKKTTYPAMVVMGKTLSGKRSETQFLFVNRKEFKKDPD from the coding sequence ATGTATAAACAAATCAGCCGCTTTTCCATTCTACTTTCTCTCAGTATTTTCACTTCTTCCGTACTTTCTGCAGGACCAGTCAGTGAATTTTTAAGTTCGGACGGAAAATCCAAAACGAATCAACAAGAGGAAGAAGAAACTCCTAAACCTTCTGCTCCTAAAAGAGAAATTCCTAGATCGGAAACTTCTCCTAAGATAGAAGCGAAGGTCAAAAAAGAAAAAGAAGAATCTGTGGCTTCTGCGGAAGCCTCTTCCCCGAAATCCAAACGAGTACAACGTAGGAAAAAAGGGAAAACCAAGGTTTCTAAAAAGGAAAAGCAGGAGATCAAAGAGAAAGAAAAAGAGACTGCTTCCAAGAAATACGAGAATTCTCTTCCTGGAGTCTCAGACCTTCCTCCTAAGACAGAATACGATTCTAAAAATCAAAGTTCAAATGCGGAATTAGGTCATGGGAAAGGGATCCCTGTTTTATGTTACCATCACCTGGTTGGAAACCAAGATCCAATGGGTGGATACAATTTAGATCCAAGCCTTTTAGAAGAACAGTTCAAGTATCTTAAATCTATTGGTTATCAAACCATTAGTTTGGACCAATTCTATCAATACCAGCAAGGAAAGGCAGGTTCTGATTTCCCTGCTCGTCCTATTCTTTTAACTTTTGATGATGGTTCTTTAACTCACAAAGATGTACTCGTCCCTCTTTTAAAAAAATATGGAATGAGAGCCTCCGTTTTTATTTATCCAACCGTAATCTCTAATCCTAGATATAAATTCTATTTGAGCTGGGCGGGGTTGAAAGAGGCATTGGATAGTGGAGTTTTGGATATAGGCTCTCATACTGTTTATCATCCTAAATTACCTGCGATGTCTAGAGCGGAGATCAGAAGCCAGCTCAAAGATTCCAAAGCAACTCTTGAGGCAAAAACCGGTAGGAAGATCCAAGACCTCGCTTACCCATTCGGATTATTCGATGTACGAGTAATAGAAGAAGCAAAGGCCGCAGGTTATAGAATGGCTTTCACAGTAAACCCTGGGAAGAATGTCCCTGGCACTTACGCATATACAATCCATAGATCCCTGGTGACTTGGGGAATGTCTCAGTCCAGATTCAATTCTATTCTAAGTGCTTCTCCACCTATTAAGATCCAGTTAGGAGTTCCGGACGGTTCTTGGGTCAAGCCTGGAGATAGTTTTCCTGTAATAGTGGAAGGTTTAGACCCTAAGTCTGTGGTTATCAAGATCAGCGGAAAAGAAGGTATCATTCAAAGAAAGTCGAATACTGAATATATCATTAGAATTCCTGAATTCAAGAAAACTACTTATCCCGCGATGGTGGTGATGGGCAAAACTCTCTCCGGCAAGAGAAGTGAAACTCAATTTTTATTTGTAAATAGAAAAGAGTTCAAAAAAGATCCCGACTAA